One stretch of Paraburkholderia fungorum DNA includes these proteins:
- a CDS encoding MlaD family protein → MENKAHAFWAGLFTVVLLVAIALAAFLFNVDRSVRVPYDLIARTNVTGLFADAAVRYRGLDVGKVQSIKFDPDHPGQILVRILVDTHAPITHSTFGSLGFQGVTGIAFIQLDDNGRDLRPLPSSIHDVAQLPMRPGLLDQLQQRGDILLRKLEKVTDDVNNMLSPEMVAQLHGTAASIQKAADGITTLTQQISPATGKLPATIDQLDRTLASTNQLITSLNRPDGPFEMNLNKVGTAAQQAGDALAQMNVSVQDLSARVGYDTLPRVNSLADDVRTAVRSVDRAADTLSTNPRSLLFGAPRPAPGPGEAGFTWPAAHTAH, encoded by the coding sequence ATGGAAAACAAAGCACACGCCTTCTGGGCCGGGCTCTTTACGGTCGTCCTGCTGGTGGCCATTGCGCTGGCGGCATTTTTGTTCAACGTCGACCGCTCCGTGCGGGTGCCGTACGATCTGATTGCGCGCACCAACGTTACGGGGCTGTTCGCCGACGCGGCGGTGCGCTATCGCGGCCTCGACGTGGGCAAGGTGCAGTCGATCAAATTCGATCCGGATCATCCGGGGCAGATTCTGGTCCGCATTCTCGTCGATACGCACGCGCCGATCACTCATTCCACGTTCGGCAGCCTTGGCTTCCAGGGCGTGACGGGCATCGCCTTTATTCAACTGGACGACAATGGGCGCGACCTGCGGCCGCTGCCTTCGTCGATCCACGATGTCGCGCAGTTGCCGATGCGTCCCGGCTTGCTCGACCAGTTGCAGCAACGCGGCGACATCCTGCTGCGCAAGCTCGAAAAAGTCACCGACGACGTGAACAATATGCTGTCGCCGGAAATGGTCGCGCAGTTGCACGGCACGGCGGCCAGTATCCAGAAGGCGGCCGACGGCATCACCACGCTGACCCAGCAGATTTCGCCGGCCACCGGCAAGCTGCCCGCGACGATCGATCAACTCGATCGCACGCTCGCGTCGACCAATCAGCTCATTACCAGCCTGAACCGGCCGGATGGTCCGTTCGAGATGAATCTGAATAAGGTCGGCACGGCCGCGCAACAGGCCGGCGACGCGTTGGCGCAGATGAACGTGTCGGTGCAGGACCTGTCGGCGCGAGTCGGTTACGACACGCTGCCGCGCGTCAATTCGCTCGCCGACGACGTGCGCACGGCGGTTCGCTCGGTCGACCGCGCGGCGGACACGTTGAGCACCAACCCGCGTAGCCTGCTGTTTGGCGCTCCGCGCCCGGCGCCGGGTCCGGGCGAAGCGGGCTTCACGTGGCCGGCCGCGCACACGGCTCACTGA